The genomic region TTTTGATAATCTTTATAATAAATTTAGTATTCAAAGAGTTAAAGCTACGAGAATGATAAATAGTAACGCCCAAAAAAGAGGGCAAATTAATGAAATCATTATTGCAAATTATTAATTACATTTTTTTAAAATTTGGAGAAAAAATGAAAGATAAAGAATATATTGAATGTCCATATTGGTTTAAAACAATGACTATATTTAGGGAAAATCCTGCCGGATTTAAAATAAAAAATAAAGTAGAAATTGATAAAATTAAAATTGATAAAAAATATTTTTCATATGTTAATCCAATTTATGAAGAAACAATTGATAGTATAATAAATGATTTTTATATTGATGTTTGGGAACCTATTTGGATAAATCCAGAAATGTTTCTATTGGATGGACAACATAGGTTGTATGCAGCAAAAAAAATGGGATTAAAATACATTGATGTGGTTATTCACGATGAAAAAATGTGTTATTAAAAAATAAGTTCTTGCAAATTAGAATTATATGTTTGATAAAAAAAATGGAATGAATTATGAATAATGAAACTTGTATTCACGGCGGTGTTGCTCCAGTTAGTTTATTAAAAAATTTACACGACAGCCAAGCTGGAAGTGGTCGCCATAAATGCCCTACTTGTGCTTACGAACAAGGTTTTCTCTTAGGTAGTAGTAAAAAATGGAGTACTTATGCTGAATATTGTAAAGTTTTGATAGATAAAGAAGAATGTCAAATAGGAAGCATAGCTCCTACTTCTATTCTAAAAAAATTAGGAATCAATCAGGGTGGTTCAGGTAGACACAAGTGTACAAATTGTGCATTTAAAGAGGGGTTTGAAGTTGGGATACTAGAAAATAAAATTGAAGACATTAAATTCAAAATAGTTCCAGCTCCTAAAAGTAAAGTAAGCAAATTTAGTAGAAAGTTTAGTGCTGTTAAAGATGTTGATTTTATCAAACTTGAAATCGAAAATAAAAGACTAGGTTTATTAGGTGAATTATTTGTAATCCAAATAGAAAGGAAGCATCTAATTAAAAACAATAGAAAAGATTTAGCTGATTTAATTGAACATACTTCTAAAGAAATTGGTGATGGGTTAGGCTATGATATCTTATCGTATACCACTAATGGAGAAAAAAAACATATAGAAGTTAAGACAACAAGAGGAGAAATTAATAGACCCTTTTATTTAACAAAAAATGAAATAGAATTTTCACAGCAAGAAAGTAACAGTTATTATCTATACAGGATTTTTGATTTTAATACAGGATTAAATGTAGGTAAATTGTATAAGGTTAAAGGAAATATTAATGATACTTTAGAATTAGAACCGATTTTATATTTAGCAATTCCTAAATAATGGACAACATCAAAGATAATCAACTACTCAAAGAATATGATTCCGAAGTTACAACTTTATGGACTTTCCCTCAACGAGGAAATTGGGCGACACATTCTCCAAAATATAGAGGAAATTTTGCTCCTCAAATTCCCCGAAATTTAATGGAAATGTTCTCTAAAGAACGAGATTATATTTTAGACCCAATGGTTGGTGCTGGAACAACTCTGATAGAAGCTAAATTATTAAACAGAAATGCTT from Candidatus Cloacimonadota bacterium harbors:
- a CDS encoding DUF3883 domain-containing protein, translated to MNNETCIHGGVAPVSLLKNLHDSQAGSGRHKCPTCAYEQGFLLGSSKKWSTYAEYCKVLIDKEECQIGSIAPTSILKKLGINQGGSGRHKCTNCAFKEGFEVGILENKIEDIKFKIVPAPKSKVSKFSRKFSAVKDVDFIKLEIENKRLGLLGELFVIQIERKHLIKNNRKDLADLIEHTSKEIGDGLGYDILSYTTNGEKKHIEVKTTRGEINRPFYLTKNEIEFSQQESNSYYLYRIFDFNTGLNVGKLYKVKGNINDTLELEPILYLAIPK